The genome window gaggaggatgggggcAGCAGGGGAATCGACTGCGGGCCCGGGAGTATCTAGAATACTTCCAGAGAGGGGCCCACTGGAGCAGCAGCTGCAGCACGCCAGAGCTCAGGGACATGCCCACACACCTGCACTTTAACCATGGCAAAAGGTCCCACAGCAATGGGGTCCCCGGGGGCCCCAGCGACTTCTGCTCTCCCCTGGACCTTGCCCAGGCCCCCACACAGGACCCAGATGATGAGGAGGACGACGAGGAGGACGAAGTAAAGGTGGAGCACTCTGAGAACCGCAGGGACATGCTGACCTGGGCCAGGGGGAATGGAGGGGGGCCAGGGGCCTCTTTCTACGCCCCTGCCCAGAATGGCCATTTCTTCCTCCCCACGAAGCCCAAACTGGAGCCGGAGGAGGAAGAtggcatgcgggatggggagagAGGCTCGGCCAGCGCACTCCTGCAGCAGATGATGGACTCCATCGAGAGGCAGAAGGAGCGGGCCGCGGCCGGAGAggagctgggggagggggaggacccgGACGTGGAGTTTTACTTGAATTACTTTAACAGCACACAGCATGAGGACGCCGCCGTCTCACAGGGACTGCTGCCCCTCTGGGCGACACGGGGAGGCTCCAGccaagatagagggggaggagagaggggaggaagaggaggaggaggaggaggagagaagagagaggagggggtggaggggagaggaagatgcGCTCCAAGGCCTTCCAGAAGTGCCCAATCTGCTCCAAAGTCATCCAGGGTGCAGGCAAGCTACCCCGCCACATCCGCACGCACACGGGAGAGAAGCCCTACGAGTGCGCCATCTGCAAAGTGCGCTTCACCAGGTACGCCCCAATTAATGCACTGACCACCCATGTCACACCTACTCATGGTCAGGAAGAGGGCTGGAGGAAAAACAAGACCACTGTTGTCCCACAGCCAAGGACACTCCTGCTTAGCAATAGCTACTTTAGCCAAATGTTTGCTAGATGTCAATGAATTACTTCACTATCCTGAAAACAAAGTGAGAAACATTGTTGATAGCATAGGAAACAAATGATCTCCTAGATGTCCCTCCCCCGCCCCATGTAATAATATGGATCATTTTGCCAAGACCTTTCTGGAAAACTTTAGTCAGAGATGAACATATTTCTTCTAGTGAATAGGGACAGAGTGTCATAAAGATGTGTTTTATAGAGACGGGGCTCATGGCAAAGTCCTGGAATGTTAACGGGGGGGTGGTATAACAGGCTATCCGAGGAGGAGGCTGCTATAAAATGTTTGTTCTGATACAGGCAGTGAGGTTAAAAGCAGAGTGGTGCCCTATCTGTGCCAATGCCGTAATTTGTTTTGAACTTACTGATCCCTGAGTTTGTTGATTATTGCCCACGGCAGAACCGACcggcattctctctctcccagtccctaGCCAGTTAATGAAATCTGCCCCTGCTCAGACAGCCCAGCCAGCTACAGGCCAGTGTGTACTACAATTACTGGTTTCCCTGtatgcaatttttttttttttagggggtagatcattattcttatttttttagggggtagatcatTATTCTTAGTTTTTTAGGGGgttgatcagctttaatattgcaactggattgtagcttccatcaatgtaactGTCTGCATAATTTCCAGTCCCCCATAtattattttgtaaatatatacagtaccagtcaaaaactgacacacctactcatttatttgtactgttttctgcattgtagaataatagtgaagacaccaaacatatgaaataacacatatggaatcatgtagtaaccaaaaaaagtgttaaacaaatcaaaacatattttctatgagattcttaaaagtaaccaccctttgccttgatgacagctttgcacacgcttggcattctctcaaccagattcatgaggcagtcacctggaatacatttcaattaaagggtgtgccttgttaatttgtggaatttctttccttgttaatgcgttttagccaatcagttgtgttgtaacaaggcaggggtggtatacagaagatagccctatttggtaaaagacaaagtcaatattatggcaagaacagctcaaataatcagACAGATGACAGTCcataattactttaagacacaGTCAGTCAATACGGATCATTTCAAGAACGTGGAAAGTTTTCTtctagtgcagtcgcaaaaaccctcaagtgctgtgatgaaactgcctctcatgaggactgccacaggaaaggaagtcccacagttacctctgctgcagaggataagttcattagagttaccagcctcagaaattacagcccaaataaatgcttcacagagttcaagtaacagacacatctcaacatcaactgttcagaggagactgcatgaatcaagccttcatggttgaattgctgcaaagaaaccactactaaaggacaccaataataagaagagacttgcttgggccaagaaacatgagaatAGACTTTAGACCTGTGGAAATGTATCCTTTGGTCAGATTttcaaatttgatatttttgattccaaccgccatgtctttgtgagacgtagagtaggtgaatggataataaccgcatgtgtggttcccaccatgaagcatggaggaggaggtgtgatggtgtgggggtgctttgctgttaaCACAGTCtgtgattaatttagaattcaatgcacacttaaccagcatggctaccacatcattcagcagcaatacaccatcccatctggtttgtgcttagtgggactatcatttgtttttcaacaggacaatgacccaaaacacacctccaggctatctaagggctatttgaccaagaaggagagtgatggactgctgcatcagatgactttgcctcaacaatcacccgacctcaacccaattgagatggtttgggatgagttggaccgcagagtgaagggaaagcagccaacaagtgctcagcatatgtgggaactccttcaagactgttggaaaagcattccaggtgaagctggttgaaagaatgccaagagtgttcaaagctgtcatcaaggcaaagggtggctactttgaagaacctcaaatatattttgatttaacacttttttggttactacatgattccatatgtgttatttcatagttttgatgtcttcactattattgtacaatatagaaaatagtacaaatatattaaaccctggaatgagtaggtgtgtccaaacttttgactggtactgtatgtacagttgaagtcaaaagtttacatacaccttcgccaaatacatttaaactcactttttcacaattcctgacattaaaccCTAGTAAATAttgcctgtcttaggtcagttaggattaccactttattttaagaatgtgaaatgtcagaataatagtagagaatgatttatttcagcttttatttctttcatcacattcccaggtagtcagaagtttacatagactcaattagtatttggtaaccttgcctttcaattgtttaacttgggtcaaacgttttgggtagccttccacaagcttcccacaataagtttggtgaattttgacccattcctcctgacagagctggtgtaactgagtcaggtttgtaggcctccttgcttgcacacgctttttcagttctgcccacacattttctataggattgaggtcagggccttgtgatggccgctccaataccttgactttgttttccttatgccattttgccacaactttggaagtatgcttggtgtcattgtccatttggaagacccatttacgaccaagctttaacttcctgactgatgtcttgagatgttgcttcaatatgtccacatcttcttctctcatgatgccatcttttgtgaagtgcaccagtctcttctgcagcaagcacccccacaatatgctgccacccccatgcttcacggttgggatggtgttcttcggcttgcaagcctccccctttttcctccaaacataacaatggtaatCGTGGTCCACCagttcaaaaaaaaaaaatcagaccagaggacatttctccaaaaagtagtctgactttttttatggcggttttggagcagtggcttcttccttgctgagcggcctttcaggttatgtcgatatacaactttttactgtggatatagatacttttgtacctgtttcctccagtatcttcacaaggtcctttgcttttctgggattgatttgcacttttcgcaccaaagtacgttcatctctaggagacagaaggtgtctccttcctgagcggtatgatggctgtgtggtcccatggtgtttatacttgcgtactattgtttgtacagatgaacgtggtaccttcaggcgcttggaaattgctcccaaggatgaacaacacttgtggaggtcttcaaTTTTATTTTCAGAGGtgtgatttcttttgatttccccatgatgtcaagcaaagaggcactgagtttgaagataggcctcgaaatacatccacaggtacacctctaattgactcaaattatgtcaattagcctatcagaagcttctaaagccatgacatcattttctgaaattttccaagctgtttagaggcacagtcaactcggtgtatgtaaacttctgacccactggaattgtgatacagtgaattatatgtgaaataatctgtctgtaaacaattgttggataaattacttgtgtcatgcacaaagtagctgtcctaaccgacttgccaaaactatagtttgtttacaagacatttgtggagtgtttgaaaaacgagttttaatgactccaacctaagtgtatgtcaacttccgacctcaactgtatataatttttttgtaaatatatgttcctctattattttcccctaaccctttcACCCCTCCCCTAATTTGAGTTAACTAATtgacaacacttaggcttctacttccagtttCTACATACTGTATAATCTTTTTTTCCATtagttattttttgtttgtttttattcccatccttttgtgaaacagcacagttaaaaaagatatggcaaatagtcttcagagatggaggggaggggaggggaggggaggggaggggaggagaggcgaggagaggcgaggagaggagaggagaggcgaggagaggagaggggaggggaggggttgagggtagttTTCCCATATTTAAGAGCACCATCTCTTCCTTGAAACCATCCCCTTAATTCATTAATCAAGGGACTTGCATTGGAAATAGATGCACACTGGATATACCCAGGACCCTTTGCGCAGGCGGGCGGGTGGGCGTGCCTGATCTAAATGTGGCGTCTAAATTCAGCCGGTCGCCAGTACACTGAGAAGGGAAGGTGGTATTGTAATCTTAATCCTGTTTGATCAGGGTTAAGAGTGTGCTGCTCTCGCACTAATAAATCACTCCTCCTGCCCTTTAAATAATTCACCTCTGTCATTGTGCTACTTTGTGTCACTGTGTGTATAGAGGTGGGGTGGGTGGTGTGTAGTTTAAGGTCAGTGAGTGTATCTGCCTATACGTGCTTCGTTCACcagcattttttatttattggATTTCCACCTTCCAGGTATTAGTGTGTGAAGGTATCTGCCCCAGAAATAGATTTCCCGTGAACCCAGCCACACTGAACGTTGAGCTCTGGGCCGGGTCTCTACGTGTGCTTTGAGAAATGTTGTAGATAAAGATGTGAAGTTTATGGTCTATCCTCAGATGACCTGGCTGCCATGGCAGAGTAAACAACCTGGAATGACTGAATGAATAAAGACAAAAATCTGTGTCAATCTCGCCATTTGGCAACCCACCCTTTAGGGGATTAATTGACACAGACAAACATTACATTAATCCAGTCATATTTCACAATGATAATTATTCCGGTGTTCTGTGCAGTGCACTCTGCATAAAGACTGAAAAAGAAACAATAATtaccatttttatttaacctttatttaactaggaaattccgttaagaacaaattcttattttacaatgacggcctaccccggccaaaccctcccctatgggAGTCCCTATGtgattgtgatacagcccaggatcgaaacAGGGTCTGTAGTGGCACCTCTGGCACTGAAAtggagtgccttagactgctgtgccacaaGGTTATCCAAGCGATAATATCCTTAGTGCAGTAAAAAGTACGAAATAAATACCTGGGAGTGGTCCATCAGCTGTTATAgtgaaggagatagacacagggagacaaacTGCCTCCATAGGCATGTTCACCCAaggccagggatcatcaactagatttatCAGCGGGCAAAGCTGTTATTGAGTGAAgggtcagggggccggaacataatggcaagtcatttgtagactgcaaattgaccgcaagaagcccagagataatatttgactaaaacataataatttcaaaccttgcttacatttgtatgaGATCGCATAGATTCTCTTTGGAATACTTTGGAAAgatttccaaaaatgaaaatcaCTTGGGGCTGATTTGCTgttgtttttacagtcttatgtccaacaataaacAAATGGACTAAATCAATCACTCGTGGCCGCAACCCTGCCCACGCCAAACACCTTACTTTAAGATCACACGTTCCTCAATATAACCAGGTGTACTGTGTCACATATTGCAAAGATAAATAGCTACGTTTTGGAACATTTTATACTTTTTATCAATGTCAATAAAGACATGGTTCAAATGGTTATTTTTCTGAAATATACAAGACAGAAATGGCTGTGAAAATGTGTATAAGATTGTGATTCTTATTGTTTGGTTAATAGTAGTAGTTTACTTAGTACTTTAACTACCCTTGTTGCTATCAGAGTTCCTACTGTACTAATCAATTCTCTGTTGTCTTGGACTGAGCCTCTGTGTTCTTCCTCCGCAGGCAGGACAAGCTCAAGGTTCACATGCGTAAGCATacgggagagaagccttacctgTGTACGCAGTGCGGTGCTGCGTTCGCCCACAACTACGACCTGAAGAACCACATGCGCGTGCACACAGGCCTGCGGCCCTACCAGTGCTCCAGCTGCTTTAAGACTTTTGTGCGTTCAGACCACCTGCACCGCCACCTCAAGAAGGACGGCTGCAACGGTATCCCCTCCCGCCGGGGCCGCAAGCCTCGGGTACGGGACCCCGGGCTCCTGGAGGCCTCCATGGGGCTGGTGGGCCCCGGCCCTCGCAGTGGCAGGGAGAGACGGCGCATGGAGGCAGCCTCGGCAGAGGGGGCCTCCAGGGTCCATGCACACAGTCCCCAGCCCCAGGAGAGGCCAGAGGAGCCGGGGCACTGAGgcagggagacggggagggacgCTGGACGCCATAGTCATACTTGGCCCGTGGAGGGGCCGCTgccggaaaaaaaaaaaaaacacgctaaggcaaaaaacaaaaaacacaactaaCTATTTCTCTATAAACCAAATCAGGGTGTCACAAATCTAATATTTTCAGTTTCTTTTATTTCTTTGCTTTAGGAAACAGtagacacaacagacacacatgaGTCAGTGTTCTGTTCAATAGCAAAGAACGCTTCAAATCACACACCCATGATGTCTCCTTTCTGGGTCATGTCTGTCTGATctaggtttttatacatttggcAAAAATGCTTTATATGCATAACAAAACAACAGAAAGCCCTGAGCAAACTATGCAGTTAAAATAGGTTTTGAATTCAGAGCCAAACGATGAGGTGTCCCACACCTACTAACTGCTGCAGGGGTGAACGGAGTGTAATCTCTCATATTCAGATGGAAAGCAACCAATCCTTTTCTATTCTTTTGCAGTTCTAAAATGTACAGTTACCATAGAAACAGTATTGTCAGAATATGGCAATATATGCAAGATTAACTTACCCACACCTCTGATGCAGCTTCCTTTTTTCTAAAGGCTTCAGAAAGAATCAGACAAGGGTTTGATTTAAGTGTTACTTACtcgataaaatatattttaaaaatctatGGTTCATCTTTTTTAAATGTCGAGTCGAATCCACGTTTGGGGGGCTCTTCCATTGCAGGGGTAGGGAACgcgaggggaggagggggtgtgtTTCTGAAGCACTACCATGGCCATGGTGCCGTTCGGCTTGACCACGTCATTGACTCTTAGCCCTCACAACCCTGACATTTCATTTCTATTTTCTTTTTGATTTGTCTTTGTTATTGTCGTTTGTCCCTTTTTTGAGTGACTGCTTTGGGTACTTGACACTTTACATTTGTatacatgcgtgtgtgtatatatatagatatacacattAGGTGGTGATGATTTAATGCGGAGGTATATTAGCTTACCAATCGGGGTTTCCTTCGGCTTGACGTCAGATTTCTCACAGAGTGAAGCTTGTGGGTAAAAGAGAAAGGAAACTATATGAATGTTAGAATATATTGAATTTGTGAAATGAAACCCATTGGTCCTAAACTTAACACTTGATTGAGATGTATATAGAGTTCCTGCCTGAAGGTAGAAGCGATACTATGTGGTTAACTTTGTGCAGTTCTGACAGGATCTGTCCTCTAACCAACAGCAGGTTGAAAGAGGAAAAGCAGGGATAGACCGAGATATATACGTTTGCACAGCTTCACTAAAGAGATCCCACAGAGAGAGGTATATTTAAAGGAGGTTGTTGAGAAAAGGTGTGTGTTAGTGCTTATTCCAATCTTTTTTGCCCTAGGGACCACGAAACCATGAGGCAACCTGTGTGATGAAGAGAGCAATAAATACCTGTCCAAGTTGGGAGGCCAAATAAGCACACAGCTGCAGGGTGAGGCAGGTTGAGGGGAGGGGGATTTCACAATGTCTGTTGCATTCCAAAATATAATCTCCCCGGCACAGCCACTTTTCCAGGCAGAACGGGTTCAAATCAgacgttttctctctctcactttagtTCTCCATCGCCCCAAAACCAGCTTGTGGAGTACATGGTATTATAGAGCCCTGAGTAGAGGAGGTCTGGTCGGTGGCTGACCGGACTGCTGctaggtgttggtgtgtgtggcagCCAGGGTCTTTTCTCTGACTCACTCACTAGACTTGGGCTGGGAGTGTCAGCAGCTCCTCCAGTTGTGGACACGTTGAAACATGCTCCCCAAACTGCCAGTGCACTAAAAGCCAGGCAGCCATTATAGTGGGTAAAAAAACATGAGGGCAGCCACCAGAGATCGTGGGGTGTTGCTCCACAGCCTTATGACGTGTGTTTGGAAACGGCCACTGGTTCACATAGATCTGAACACGTTTGTCTTTGTGTTTTGAGTCGCTTGGCTTGTCAACTCTGTGTTTTTAACCATACTTGTACACTGGTTTTGGGGCAAAGGAGAGTGTGCCGTGCCGGTGACTGTAGATTGAATTCCCCTGCCATTGCTGCAATGCTGTGTCCTGAGTATCAGTCTTTTGCACCTTAATGGGAAAGAAGCAGGTTCTGAATGCACTTTGTTACTGAGAAAGGCACTTTTGTCAAAGAAACGGGTACTTTGAAACAAACTAAGGTGAATTAGCTTAATATCCCCATCGCAAGTGGTTCCGTTAAGCTTGTTCTCTGGTTTTGTTCAGTTTTTGACGACAAGCTGCCAAAAAAGAAAGATGTATGCGTGTTTCGGGTCTCTTAAGAGAAGTCAGGCGGGTTCAAAAAACGAACAATGTTTTGTGaccttaaaaacattttttttaaagacaaaatAACCCCATGTAACTGATTGCACTTGAAGTTAGGTTTGGTAAAACAAGCTCTAGTGAGTTGTCTATGTTCATGTCTTAATGCAGAGTggggggtgtgagtgtgtgtgcatggctgGAGGGTCTCAGGGCAAGCCTGGATAAACAAACTCTATCTCCACCCATCTGTTCACCAGCTCCCTTCTTAGCTCCACATATTATCACAGAGAAGTGAACGCAGTCAGACACTTTCAGACCAACTGCACGGCAGATAGACCCTTTTCCAAGTAGTGGCTAactaacggtgtgtgtgtgtgtgtgtgagtatactTGAAACTTCCACACACCCCCAACCATCTTTTCCATCACTTTTCACTGCTGTGTATTCTGTTGAAATCCTTATTTCCCTGGGATGTTGACTCCTTCTCTTAGAAGAATGCAAATCAATAGTCTGTCGGTATTTGATATACACAGGTCAAGTAGAAGACGAGGAGGTAGATGAGAGGGGTTGATATGCATAGCCTGACAGCCAGGAGCTCAGGGTATAGTCATGTATATGAATAGGTCTGATGAAAGAAGCCGTAGTCAGGTGATCTGTTAGGGGTTCTAAGTTATCACTCAAGTATATGTAGCCATCAAAACGTATAATGTTCTTGGGCCTTAATATTGGGATTTCACGTTGTATTCCTATTTGATTTCTTTAATCTTGGTGAAGCCAAAGCTACCCTGATTGTACATTGTACACTCTTATAGAGTTCTCCCTAAATTGCTATTCATGTCTTGTATATGATATAAAGGTATGAAAGTAATCCTAAACATATCCAGAATGAGACCACCTCTGACCAAGCCACACACCAACAAAACCCACCCCCTTGATATGTATGCAGGAAATTGTGTAGAATCAGTTCACATTCTCTTTATTTCCGTGGACTAAAATCAATGGTGTAGATGGAATAGCTTCTCTTTTATGTCTTTATGTTGAATTCTTCTTAAAAAAGGTGTCCCTACAGCTTTTCACTTTTTTCTAATCAACTTTATGGCTGTTTTGTGTGTGGGTCGGGGTATAGGAATTGGTTTAGGGAGGGTATTTTCTGAGTTCGATTAAAGGGGTGTTTTGGTTGGGGATATAAAGCCTGATAGCACTGGAAATAGTGCTTTAGCTGAGACAGCGAGAGTTTGCACTAAAGTCCTTGTCCTACTAAAGGAAGGAGGGCGTGAGACCTCAGCAAGGCCCTTGAGTTTCTGTGAGCACAGGGTGTTATACACTCAATGGTCCAACACAGACAGTCCATCCATTCCCCTAACCAACAGACTTAATCATGTAGAGGTTCTTCTGAGAAGTGTACCAACATTACTTAACCAAACCAAAAGAGAAAAAGACTTTGATAAGTCGTCACAACATGTTGGATGTATGGGATTTGAATACATCAAAACCTGAAGGTGCTCTGAATGTTTTAGGATGGTACACACAGAGGAGACAAAACTGTTGTCAcagctattatatatatatatatatatatatatatatatatatatatatatatatatatatatatatatatatatatatatatatatatatatatatatatacagatagataAAACTGTTGTATATATATGCATGCTGCCTCTGGGAGGTAGTATGACAACCCTCTGAGCAGTGTGTTTAGGGTCTAGATGTATTCAGGTGTCCTTCAGTTAGAGTGAGTGTTCCTGGGACTCTCTGGCCTGGTCTGAGGACTAAGCTTTGTTTAATTGGTCCAGTAGAAGTCTGAGGCTGGGCCTCCGTCTAGCTCCCAGGTGGACATGGGTCATGGGCAAGAACGGGACTTAAAACGGAAGGAATGGAAGaacctttctctccctcattctaatTTTAGAGCGCCTTACACTGACTTCCACATAGTTTGAGTTTAAAATGTGGATGTTGAGTGTGGCTGTAAACCTTTCCATACTGAACATTGGGACGATTGGCAGGTGGGGGACCGAATCAAAATACAATATATATTAAACTGTCTGGAAGTTGATCTCTAGTGAGCCACACTCTCAATCCAACTCCCACTGTAGTGTTTGACCAAACTACTATGACTTACTTGAATGAATTGGTTATTGTGAGAAGTGTCCCTGTGAGAGAAACATACTactgg of Oncorhynchus gorbuscha isolate QuinsamMale2020 ecotype Even-year linkage group LG15, OgorEven_v1.0, whole genome shotgun sequence contains these proteins:
- the LOC123997247 gene encoding LOW QUALITY PROTEIN: zinc finger and BTB domain-containing protein 7A-like (The sequence of the model RefSeq protein was modified relative to this genomic sequence to represent the inferred CDS: deleted 3 bases in 2 codons), which gives rise to MQTGRRTDGRTDTRAAAVIGGSAAGWWKMSSGAGGRGGRRLRGGGGGEAAEEGPVGIPFPEHSADILGSLNKQRLSGLLCDVLLITQEKEFTAHRSVLASCSSYFHKLFTSGPTASQQNVYTIDFVAAEALGALLDFAYTATLTISHTSVGDILAAARLLEILPVQEVCTHLLDTKVLLSPPAGSERGEEDDDDDMMGDGGKGGGGWGQQGNRLRAREYLEYFQRGAHWSSSCSTPELRDMPTHLHFNHGKRSHSNGVPGGPSDFCSPLDLAQAPTQDPDDEEDDEEDEVKVEHSENRRDMLTWARGNGGGPGASFYAPAQNGHFFLPTKPKLEPEEEDGMRDGERGSASALLQQMMDSIERQKERAAAGEELGEGEDPDVEFYLNYFNSTQHEDAAVSQGLLPLWATRGGSSQDRGGREGRKRRRRRRREERGGGGGERKMRSKAFQKCPICSKVIQGAGKLPRHIRTHTGEKPYECAICKVRFTRQDKLKVHMRKHTGEKPYLCTQCGAAFAHNYDLKNHMRVHTGLRPYQCSSCFKTFVRSDHLHRHLKKDGCNGIPSRRGRKPRVRDPGLLEASMGLVGPGPRSGRERRRMEAASAEGASRVHAHSPQPQERPEEPGH